A region from the Brassica napus cultivar Da-Ae chromosome C8, Da-Ae, whole genome shotgun sequence genome encodes:
- the LOC125592051 gene encoding tRNA (guanine-N(7)-)-methyltransferase non-catalytic subunit wdr4-like yields the protein MEEPQIEEQNKLIDVAPALISVHPSQKSIAVTVGSDLRVFNLIDNSPVTLVDESNESFHKDSVRAIRYSASGKLFVSTGDDKLVKIWSAESWRCLNTICSEKRVTAVAISHDDSYVCYADKFGVVWVVELGGIKGVSLLSHYCSIITSLEFSPDGRYILSADRDFKIRVTVFPEEPLQGAHEIQSFCLGHTEFVTCIAFVSSPELTQSYLMSGSGDSTVRLWDITSGSLLDTCEVSTVAGHLESNETEQTQVTVTDLCAIPDSSLAAVAIQSFQGILLLSCDLSAHTLSITKVIQIPGESFIPTSISVSTSTLWMVSGASSGSNQPGYSRVRVISCIESEKSSILEDEQIPGGAKLLEKLQGKASIEESVMIAASEAVRTAMSSLLMKKQYSEEKREFRKRSRNDKKTIN from the exons ATGGAAGAACCTCAAATCGAAGAACAGAACAAACTTATCGATGTTGCTCCTGCATTGATATCAGTTCATCCATCTCAAAAATCTATCGCTGTCACCGTCGGTTCGGATCTTCGTGTGTTCAATCTCAT AGACAATAGTCCAGTTACTTTAGTGGACGAATCTAACGAATCCTTCCATAAAGATTCCGTTAGAGCTATTCGCTATAGCGCAAGTGGAAAGCTTTTTGTGTCTACGGGCGATGACAAGCTCGTTAAGATTTGGTCTGCTGAGTCTTGGCGCTGTCTCAACACCAT ATGTTCTGAGAAAAGAGTTACTGCGGTTGCTATAAGCCACGATGATTCGTATGTATGCTATGCGGATAAGTTTGGTGTTGTATGGGTGGTCGAGCTGGGTGGGATCAAGGGTGTGTCGCTGCTTTCGCATTATTGTAGTATTATTACTAGCTTG GAGTTTTCCCCTGATGGTCGATATATACTTAGTGCTGATCGGGACTTTAAGATAAGG GTGACTGTTTTTCCTGAGGAGCCTCTACAAGGGGCTCATGAAATACAGAGCTTTTGTCTTGGACATACAGA GTTCGTCACCTGCATAGCTTTTGTCTCCAGTCCAGAGCTTACTCAAAGCTACCTAATGTCTGGAAGTGGAGATTCAACT GTGCGATTGTGGGATATAACATCTGGATCTCTTCTGGACACATGTGAAGTTAGCACAGTG GCTGGACATTTGGAATCTAATGAAACCGAGCAAACGCAAGTCACAGTTACTGATCTATGCGCTATCCCTGATTCTTCTCTTGCAGCAGTGGCTATTCAAAG TTTTCAAGGAATATTATTGCTTAGCTGTGACTTGTCAGCTCATACTCTCTCCATCACAAAG GTGATACAAATCCCTGGAGAAAGTTTCATCCCCACAAGTATTTCTGTAAGCACATCTACACTATGGATGGTATCAGGAGCCTCAAGTGGGTCTAACCAGCCTGGTTATTCAAGAGTTCGTGTCATCTCCTGTATTGAGTCTGAAAAATCTTCAATCCTTGAAGATGAGCAAATTCCCGGAGGGGCAAAACTGTTGGAGAAACTGCAAGGTAAAGCTTCAATAGAAGAGAGTGTAATGATTGCTGCATCAGAAGCTGTGAGAACAGCAATGTCCAGCcttttgatgaagaagcaatactctgaagagaagagagagttcaGGAAAAGATCAAGAAACGATAAGAAAACCATCAACTAG
- the LOC106369280 gene encoding methylcrotonoyl-CoA carboxylase subunit alpha, mitochondrial isoform X3: MSMTIWALRRDVRRKSYSILVRYISGSSSSGRSSVKPNEQCIEKVLVANRGEIACRIMRTAKRLGIQTVAVYSDADRDSLHVKSADEAVRIGPPPARLSYLSAAAIMEAAARTGAQAIHPGYGFLSESSDFAQLCEDSGLTFIGPPASAIRDMGDKSASKRIMGAAGVPLVPGYHGHEQDIDHMKSEAGKIGYPIIIKPTHGGGGKGMRIVQSEKDFADSFLGAQREAAASFGVNTILLEKYITRPRHIEVQVFGDKHGNVLHLYERDCSVQRRHQKIIEEAPAPNISEKFRASLGQAAVSAARAVGYYNAGTVEFIVDTESDQFYFMEMNTRLQVEHPVTEMIVGQDLVEWQIRVANGEPLPISQAEVPLLGHAFEARIYAENVPKGFLPATGVLNHYRPVAVSSSVRVETGVEQGDTVSMHYDPMIAKLVVSGGNRGEALVKLKDCLSNFQVAGVPTNINFLQKLASHKEFAVGNVETHFIEHHRTDLFADESNPAAAEMAYKAAKHSAALVAACVSAIEHSSWNESNHGKLPSIWHSHPPFRVHHEAKQTIELEWDNECEGTGSNLVSLGVINQPDGSYLIQEGSDSPSLEVRVTRAGGNCDFRVEAAGLSMNVTIAAYLKDGYKHIHIWRGSEHHQFKQKVGIEFSGDEEGVQHRTSSETSSHPPGTVVAPMAGLVVKVLVENEAKVDQGQPVLVMEAMKMEHVVKAPSSGSIQDLKVKAGQQVSDGSALFRIKG, from the exons ATGTCGATGACGATATGGGCACTTCGCCGTGACGTTCGCCGGAAAAGTTACTCGATCCTCGTCAGATACATCTCCGGCTCTTCATCTTCTGGAAGATCTTCGGTCAAGCCTAATGAGCAGTGTATCGAGAAGGTTCTAGTGGCGAACAGAGGCGAGATCGCTTGCCGGATCATGAGAACTGCGAAGCGTCTAGGGATTCAGACCGTCGCTGTTTACAGCGACGCTGACAGAGACTCTCTCCACGTGAAATCTGCCGACGAGGCCGTACGAATCGGCCCTCCTCCGGCTCGGCTCAGTTACCTCAGCGCCGCCGCTATCATGGAGGCAGCGGCTCGAACCGGCGCACAG gCAATACACCCTGGCTACGGGTTCTTGTCGGAAAGTTCGGACTTTGCTCAGCTCTGTGAAGATTCGGGACTAACATTCATTGGACCTCCAGCATCTGCAATTAGAGACATGGGTGATAAAAG TGCGTCCAAGAGAATAATGGGGGCTGCTGGAGTTCCTCTCGTGCCTGGGTATCATGGCCATGAGCAAGATATTGATCATATGAAGTCAGAAGCGGGAAAGATTGGATACCCTATTATAATCAAACCAACACATGGAGGTGGGGGAAAG GGAATGAGGATAGTGCAAAGTGAGAAGGATTTTGCTGACTCGTTTTTGGGGGCTCAACGTGAGGCTGCTGCTTCTTTTGGCGTTAACACAATTCTTCTCGAGAAATACATCACTCGACCGAGGCATATAGAAGTCCAG GTATTTGGTGACAAACATGGGAATGTTCTTCATCTTTACGAAAGGGATTGCAGTGTACAAAGAAGACACCAAAAGATTATTGAAGAAGCTCCTGCG CCTAATATATCTGAAAAGTTCCGGGCTAGCTTAGGCCAAGCTGCTGTCTCTGCTGCACGG GCAGTTGGATATTACAATGCTGGGACGGTGGAGTTCATAGTTGACACTGAGTCtgatcaattttattttatggagATGAACACCCGTCTCCAG GTTGAGCATCCTGTAACTGAGATGATTGTTGGTCAAGATCTTGTGGAATGGCAGATTCGTGTTGCCAATGGGGAACCTCTCCCCATTAGCCAAGCCGAGGTGCCATTGTTAG GTCATGCCTTTGAGGCGAGGATATATGCTGAAAATGTTCCAAAGGGATTTCTTCCTGCAACTGGAGTCCTCAATCATTATCGCCCTGTTGCAGTCTCATCATCAG TTCGGGTGGAAACTGGAGTTGAGCAAGGAGACACTGTTAGCATGCACTATGATCCTATGATTGCAAAGCTTGTTGTATCTGGAGGCAATCGCGGCGAAGCTTTAGTGAAACTTAAGGACTGCTTGTCTAACTTTCAG GTAGCAGGTGTACCTACAAACATAAATTTCCTTCAAAAACTTGCTAGTCACAAAGAGTTTGCAGTGGGCAACGTAGAAACTCATTTTATAGAGCACCATAGAACCGATCTATTCGCTGATGAAAGCAATCCAGCTGCAGCGGAAATGGCATACAAGGCAGCTAAGCATAGTGCAGCTTTGGTAGCTGCTTGTGTATCCGCAATCGAGCATTCTTCTTGGAATGAAAGTAACCATG GGAAGCTTCCATCAATATGGCATTCTCATCCTCCTTTTAGAGTCCATCATGAAGCCAAGCAAACGATTGAGCTTGAGTGGGACAACGAATGCGAGGGAACTGGCTCGAACCTTGTATCACTCGGCGTAATAAATCAACCAGATGGAAGCTATCTCATACAGGAAGGCAGTGATTCTCCAAGTTTAGAAGTCAGAGTAACTCGAGCAGGAGGAAACTGCGATTTTAGAGTTGAAGCGGCCGGGTTGAGCATGAACGTTACTATAGCCGCGTACTTGAAG GATGGTTATAAACACATCCATATATGGCGCGGTTCAGAACACCACCAGTTCAAGCAGAAGGTTGGGATTGAATTCTCTGGAGATGAAGAAGGTGTCCAACACAGAACGAGCTCAGAAACATCATCACACCCTCCAGGAACCGTTGTGGCCCCCATGGCTGGTTTGGTAGTGAAGGTCCTGGTCGAAAACGAAGCCAAAGTAGATCAAGGTCAACCAGTATTAGTCATGGAGGCAATGAAGATGGAG CATGTTGTGAAAGCACCGTCTTCTGGAAGCATACAGGACCTCAAAGTTAAAGCAGGCCAACAGGTTTCAGATGGAAGTGCTCTATTCAGGATCAAAG GGTAA
- the LOC106369280 gene encoding methylcrotonoyl-CoA carboxylase subunit alpha, mitochondrial isoform X2, whose product MSMTIWALRRDVRRKSYSILVRYISGSSSSGRSSVKPNEQCIEKVLVANRGEIACRIMRTAKRLGIQTVAVYSDADRDSLHVKSADEAVRIGPPPARLSYLSAAAIMEAAARTGAQAIHPGYGFLSESSDFAQLCEDSGLTFIGPPASAIRDMGDKSASKRIMGAAGVPLVPGYHGHEQDIDHMKSEAGKIGYPIIIKPTHGGGGKGMRIVQSEKDFADSFLGAQREAAASFGVNTILLEKYITRPRHIEVQVFGDKHGNVLHLYERDCSVQRRHQKIIEEAPAPNISEKFRASLGQAAVSAARAVGYYNAGTVEFIVDTESDQFYFMEMNTRLQVEHPVTEMIVGQDLVEWQIRVANGEPLPISQAEVPLLGHAFEARIYAENVPKGFLPATGVLNHYRPVAVSSSAVRVETGVEQGDTVSMHYDPMIAKLVVSGGNRGEALVKLKDCLSNFQVAGVPTNINFLQKLASHKEFAVGNVETHFIEHHRTDLFADESNPAAAEMAYKAAKHSAALVAACVSAIEHSSWNESNHGKLPSIWHSHPPFRVHHEAKQTIELEWDNECEGTGSNLVSLGVINQPDGSYLIQEGSDSPSLEVRVTRAGGNCDFRVEAAGLSMNVTIAAYLKDGYKHIHIWRGSEHHQFKQKVGIEFSGDEEGVQHRTSSETSSHPPGTVVAPMAGLVVKVLVENEAKVDQGQPVLVMEAMKMEHVVKAPSSGSIQDLKVKAGQQVSDGSALFRIKG is encoded by the exons ATGTCGATGACGATATGGGCACTTCGCCGTGACGTTCGCCGGAAAAGTTACTCGATCCTCGTCAGATACATCTCCGGCTCTTCATCTTCTGGAAGATCTTCGGTCAAGCCTAATGAGCAGTGTATCGAGAAGGTTCTAGTGGCGAACAGAGGCGAGATCGCTTGCCGGATCATGAGAACTGCGAAGCGTCTAGGGATTCAGACCGTCGCTGTTTACAGCGACGCTGACAGAGACTCTCTCCACGTGAAATCTGCCGACGAGGCCGTACGAATCGGCCCTCCTCCGGCTCGGCTCAGTTACCTCAGCGCCGCCGCTATCATGGAGGCAGCGGCTCGAACCGGCGCACAG gCAATACACCCTGGCTACGGGTTCTTGTCGGAAAGTTCGGACTTTGCTCAGCTCTGTGAAGATTCGGGACTAACATTCATTGGACCTCCAGCATCTGCAATTAGAGACATGGGTGATAAAAG TGCGTCCAAGAGAATAATGGGGGCTGCTGGAGTTCCTCTCGTGCCTGGGTATCATGGCCATGAGCAAGATATTGATCATATGAAGTCAGAAGCGGGAAAGATTGGATACCCTATTATAATCAAACCAACACATGGAGGTGGGGGAAAG GGAATGAGGATAGTGCAAAGTGAGAAGGATTTTGCTGACTCGTTTTTGGGGGCTCAACGTGAGGCTGCTGCTTCTTTTGGCGTTAACACAATTCTTCTCGAGAAATACATCACTCGACCGAGGCATATAGAAGTCCAG GTATTTGGTGACAAACATGGGAATGTTCTTCATCTTTACGAAAGGGATTGCAGTGTACAAAGAAGACACCAAAAGATTATTGAAGAAGCTCCTGCG CCTAATATATCTGAAAAGTTCCGGGCTAGCTTAGGCCAAGCTGCTGTCTCTGCTGCACGG GCAGTTGGATATTACAATGCTGGGACGGTGGAGTTCATAGTTGACACTGAGTCtgatcaattttattttatggagATGAACACCCGTCTCCAG GTTGAGCATCCTGTAACTGAGATGATTGTTGGTCAAGATCTTGTGGAATGGCAGATTCGTGTTGCCAATGGGGAACCTCTCCCCATTAGCCAAGCCGAGGTGCCATTGTTAG GTCATGCCTTTGAGGCGAGGATATATGCTGAAAATGTTCCAAAGGGATTTCTTCCTGCAACTGGAGTCCTCAATCATTATCGCCCTGTTGCAGTCTCATCATCAG CAGTTCGGGTGGAAACTGGAGTTGAGCAAGGAGACACTGTTAGCATGCACTATGATCCTATGATTGCAAAGCTTGTTGTATCTGGAGGCAATCGCGGCGAAGCTTTAGTGAAACTTAAGGACTGCTTGTCTAACTTTCAG GTAGCAGGTGTACCTACAAACATAAATTTCCTTCAAAAACTTGCTAGTCACAAAGAGTTTGCAGTGGGCAACGTAGAAACTCATTTTATAGAGCACCATAGAACCGATCTATTCGCTGATGAAAGCAATCCAGCTGCAGCGGAAATGGCATACAAGGCAGCTAAGCATAGTGCAGCTTTGGTAGCTGCTTGTGTATCCGCAATCGAGCATTCTTCTTGGAATGAAAGTAACCATG GGAAGCTTCCATCAATATGGCATTCTCATCCTCCTTTTAGAGTCCATCATGAAGCCAAGCAAACGATTGAGCTTGAGTGGGACAACGAATGCGAGGGAACTGGCTCGAACCTTGTATCACTCGGCGTAATAAATCAACCAGATGGAAGCTATCTCATACAGGAAGGCAGTGATTCTCCAAGTTTAGAAGTCAGAGTAACTCGAGCAGGAGGAAACTGCGATTTTAGAGTTGAAGCGGCCGGGTTGAGCATGAACGTTACTATAGCCGCGTACTTGAAG GATGGTTATAAACACATCCATATATGGCGCGGTTCAGAACACCACCAGTTCAAGCAGAAGGTTGGGATTGAATTCTCTGGAGATGAAGAAGGTGTCCAACACAGAACGAGCTCAGAAACATCATCACACCCTCCAGGAACCGTTGTGGCCCCCATGGCTGGTTTGGTAGTGAAGGTCCTGGTCGAAAACGAAGCCAAAGTAGATCAAGGTCAACCAGTATTAGTCATGGAGGCAATGAAGATGGAG CATGTTGTGAAAGCACCGTCTTCTGGAAGCATACAGGACCTCAAAGTTAAAGCAGGCCAACAGGTTTCAGATGGAAGTGCTCTATTCAGGATCAAAG GGTAA
- the LOC106369280 gene encoding methylcrotonoyl-CoA carboxylase subunit alpha, mitochondrial isoform X4, protein MSMTIWALRRDVRRKSYSILVRYISGSSSSGRSSVKPNEQCIEKVLVANRGEIACRIMRTAKRLGIQTVAVYSDADRDSLHVKSADEAVRIGPPPARLSYLSAAAIMEAAARTGAQAIHPGYGFLSESSDFAQLCEDSGLTFIGPPASAIRDMGDKSASKRIMGAAGVPLVPGYHGHEQDIDHMKSEAGKIGYPIIIKPTHGGGGKGMRIVQSEKDFADSFLGAQREAAASFGVNTILLEKYITRPRHIEVQVFGDKHGNVLHLYERDCSVQRRHQKIIEEAPAPNISEKFRASLGQAAVSAARAVGYYNAGTVEFIVDTESDQFYFMEMNTRLQVEHPVTEMIVGQDLVEWQIRVANGEPLPISQAEVPLLGHAFEARIYAENVPKGFLPATGVLNHYRPVAVSSSVRVETGVEQGDTVSMHYDPMIAKLVVSGGNRGEALVKLKDCLSNFQVAGVPTNINFLQKLASHKEFAVGNVETHFIEHHRTDLFADESNPAAAEMAYKAAKHSAALVAACVSAIEHSSWNESNHGKLPSIWHSHPPFRVHHEAKQTIELEWDNECEGTGSNLVSLGVINQPDGSYLIQEGSDSPSLEVRVTRAGGNCDFRVEAAGLSMNVTIAAYLKDGYKHIHIWRGSEHHQFKQKVGIEFSGDEEGVQHRTSSETSSHPPGTVVAPMAGLVVKVLVENEAKVDQGQPVLVMEAMKMEHVVKAPSSGSIQDLKVKAGQQVSDGSALFRIKG, encoded by the exons ATGTCGATGACGATATGGGCACTTCGCCGTGACGTTCGCCGGAAAAGTTACTCGATCCTCGTCAGATACATCTCCGGCTCTTCATCTTCTGGAAGATCTTCGGTCAAGCCTAATGAGCAGTGTATCGAGAAGGTTCTAGTGGCGAACAGAGGCGAGATCGCTTGCCGGATCATGAGAACTGCGAAGCGTCTAGGGATTCAGACCGTCGCTGTTTACAGCGACGCTGACAGAGACTCTCTCCACGTGAAATCTGCCGACGAGGCCGTACGAATCGGCCCTCCTCCGGCTCGGCTCAGTTACCTCAGCGCCGCCGCTATCATGGAGGCAGCGGCTCGAACCGGCGCACAG gCAATACACCCTGGCTACGGGTTCTTGTCGGAAAGTTCGGACTTTGCTCAGCTCTGTGAAGATTCGGGACTAACATTCATTGGACCTCCAGCATCTGCAATTAGAGACATGGGTGATAAAAG TGCGTCCAAGAGAATAATGGGGGCTGCTGGAGTTCCTCTCGTGCCTGGGTATCATGGCCATGAGCAAGATATTGATCATATGAAGTCAGAAGCGGGAAAGATTGGATACCCTATTATAATCAAACCAACACATGGAGGTGGGGGAAAG GGAATGAGGATAGTGCAAAGTGAGAAGGATTTTGCTGACTCGTTTTTGGGGGCTCAACGTGAGGCTGCTGCTTCTTTTGGCGTTAACACAATTCTTCTCGAGAAATACATCACTCGACCGAGGCATATAGAAGTCCAG GTATTTGGTGACAAACATGGGAATGTTCTTCATCTTTACGAAAGGGATTGCAGTGTACAAAGAAGACACCAAAAGATTATTGAAGAAGCTCCTGCG CCTAATATATCTGAAAAGTTCCGGGCTAGCTTAGGCCAAGCTGCTGTCTCTGCTGCACGG GCAGTTGGATATTACAATGCTGGGACGGTGGAGTTCATAGTTGACACTGAGTCtgatcaattttattttatggagATGAACACCCGTCTCCAG GTTGAGCATCCTGTAACTGAGATGATTGTTGGTCAAGATCTTGTGGAATGGCAGATTCGTGTTGCCAATGGGGAACCTCTCCCCATTAGCCAAGCCGAGGTGCCATTGTTAG GTCATGCCTTTGAGGCGAGGATATATGCTGAAAATGTTCCAAAGGGATTTCTTCCTGCAACTGGAGTCCTCAATCATTATCGCCCTGTTGCAGTCTCATCATCAG TTCGGGTGGAAACTGGAGTTGAGCAAGGAGACACTGTTAGCATGCACTATGATCCTATGATTGCAAAGCTTGTTGTATCTGGAGGCAATCGCGGCGAAGCTTTAGTGAAACTTAAGGACTGCTTGTCTAACTTTCAG GTAGCAGGTGTACCTACAAACATAAATTTCCTTCAAAAACTTGCTAGTCACAAAGAGTTTGCAGTGGGCAACGTAGAAACTCATTTTATAGAGCACCATAGAACCGATCTATTCGCTGATGAAAGCAATCCAGCTGCAGCGGAAATGGCATACAAGGCAGCTAAGCATAGTGCAGCTTTGGTAGCTGCTTGTGTATCCGCAATCGAGCATTCTTCTTGGAATGAAAGTAACCATG GGAAGCTTCCATCAATATGGCATTCTCATCCTCCTTTTAGAGTCCATCATGAAGCCAAGCAAACGATTGAGCTTGAGTGGGACAACGAATGCGAGGGAACTGGCTCGAACCTTGTATCACTCGGCGTAATAAATCAACCAGATGGAAGCTATCTCATACAGGAAGGCAGTGATTCTCCAAGTTTAGAAGTCAGAGTAACTCGAGCAGGAGGAAACTGCGATTTTAGAGTTGAAGCGGCCGGGTTGAGCATGAACGTTACTATAGCCGCGTACTTGAAG GATGGTTATAAACACATCCATATATGGCGCGGTTCAGAACACCACCAGTTCAAGCAGAAGGTTGGGATTGAATTCTCTGGAGATGAAGAAGGTGTCCAACACAGAACGAGCTCAGAAACATCATCACACCCTCCAGGAACCGTTGTGGCCCCCATGGCTGGTTTGGTAGTGAAGGTCCTGGTCGAAAACGAAGCCAAAGTAGATCAAGGTCAACCAGTATTAGTCATGGAGGCAATGAAGATGGAG CATGTTGTGAAAGCACCGTCTTCTGGAAGCATACAGGACCTCAAAGTTAAAGCAGGCCAACAGGTTTCAGATGGAAGTGCTCTATTCAGGATCAAAGGTTAG
- the LOC106369280 gene encoding methylcrotonoyl-CoA carboxylase subunit alpha, mitochondrial isoform X1 produces the protein MSMTIWALRRDVRRKSYSILVRYISGSSSSGRSSVKPNEQCIEKVLVANRGEIACRIMRTAKRLGIQTVAVYSDADRDSLHVKSADEAVRIGPPPARLSYLSAAAIMEAAARTGAQAIHPGYGFLSESSDFAQLCEDSGLTFIGPPASAIRDMGDKSASKRIMGAAGVPLVPGYHGHEQDIDHMKSEAGKIGYPIIIKPTHGGGGKGMRIVQSEKDFADSFLGAQREAAASFGVNTILLEKYITRPRHIEVQVFGDKHGNVLHLYERDCSVQRRHQKIIEEAPAPNISEKFRASLGQAAVSAARAVGYYNAGTVEFIVDTESDQFYFMEMNTRLQVEHPVTEMIVGQDLVEWQIRVANGEPLPISQAEVPLLGHAFEARIYAENVPKGFLPATGVLNHYRPVAVSSSAVRVETGVEQGDTVSMHYDPMIAKLVVSGGNRGEALVKLKDCLSNFQVAGVPTNINFLQKLASHKEFAVGNVETHFIEHHRTDLFADESNPAAAEMAYKAAKHSAALVAACVSAIEHSSWNESNHGKLPSIWHSHPPFRVHHEAKQTIELEWDNECEGTGSNLVSLGVINQPDGSYLIQEGSDSPSLEVRVTRAGGNCDFRVEAAGLSMNVTIAAYLKDGYKHIHIWRGSEHHQFKQKVGIEFSGDEEGVQHRTSSETSSHPPGTVVAPMAGLVVKVLVENEAKVDQGQPVLVMEAMKMEHVVKAPSSGSIQDLKVKAGQQVSDGSALFRIKG, from the exons ATGTCGATGACGATATGGGCACTTCGCCGTGACGTTCGCCGGAAAAGTTACTCGATCCTCGTCAGATACATCTCCGGCTCTTCATCTTCTGGAAGATCTTCGGTCAAGCCTAATGAGCAGTGTATCGAGAAGGTTCTAGTGGCGAACAGAGGCGAGATCGCTTGCCGGATCATGAGAACTGCGAAGCGTCTAGGGATTCAGACCGTCGCTGTTTACAGCGACGCTGACAGAGACTCTCTCCACGTGAAATCTGCCGACGAGGCCGTACGAATCGGCCCTCCTCCGGCTCGGCTCAGTTACCTCAGCGCCGCCGCTATCATGGAGGCAGCGGCTCGAACCGGCGCACAG gCAATACACCCTGGCTACGGGTTCTTGTCGGAAAGTTCGGACTTTGCTCAGCTCTGTGAAGATTCGGGACTAACATTCATTGGACCTCCAGCATCTGCAATTAGAGACATGGGTGATAAAAG TGCGTCCAAGAGAATAATGGGGGCTGCTGGAGTTCCTCTCGTGCCTGGGTATCATGGCCATGAGCAAGATATTGATCATATGAAGTCAGAAGCGGGAAAGATTGGATACCCTATTATAATCAAACCAACACATGGAGGTGGGGGAAAG GGAATGAGGATAGTGCAAAGTGAGAAGGATTTTGCTGACTCGTTTTTGGGGGCTCAACGTGAGGCTGCTGCTTCTTTTGGCGTTAACACAATTCTTCTCGAGAAATACATCACTCGACCGAGGCATATAGAAGTCCAG GTATTTGGTGACAAACATGGGAATGTTCTTCATCTTTACGAAAGGGATTGCAGTGTACAAAGAAGACACCAAAAGATTATTGAAGAAGCTCCTGCG CCTAATATATCTGAAAAGTTCCGGGCTAGCTTAGGCCAAGCTGCTGTCTCTGCTGCACGG GCAGTTGGATATTACAATGCTGGGACGGTGGAGTTCATAGTTGACACTGAGTCtgatcaattttattttatggagATGAACACCCGTCTCCAG GTTGAGCATCCTGTAACTGAGATGATTGTTGGTCAAGATCTTGTGGAATGGCAGATTCGTGTTGCCAATGGGGAACCTCTCCCCATTAGCCAAGCCGAGGTGCCATTGTTAG GTCATGCCTTTGAGGCGAGGATATATGCTGAAAATGTTCCAAAGGGATTTCTTCCTGCAACTGGAGTCCTCAATCATTATCGCCCTGTTGCAGTCTCATCATCAG CAGTTCGGGTGGAAACTGGAGTTGAGCAAGGAGACACTGTTAGCATGCACTATGATCCTATGATTGCAAAGCTTGTTGTATCTGGAGGCAATCGCGGCGAAGCTTTAGTGAAACTTAAGGACTGCTTGTCTAACTTTCAG GTAGCAGGTGTACCTACAAACATAAATTTCCTTCAAAAACTTGCTAGTCACAAAGAGTTTGCAGTGGGCAACGTAGAAACTCATTTTATAGAGCACCATAGAACCGATCTATTCGCTGATGAAAGCAATCCAGCTGCAGCGGAAATGGCATACAAGGCAGCTAAGCATAGTGCAGCTTTGGTAGCTGCTTGTGTATCCGCAATCGAGCATTCTTCTTGGAATGAAAGTAACCATG GGAAGCTTCCATCAATATGGCATTCTCATCCTCCTTTTAGAGTCCATCATGAAGCCAAGCAAACGATTGAGCTTGAGTGGGACAACGAATGCGAGGGAACTGGCTCGAACCTTGTATCACTCGGCGTAATAAATCAACCAGATGGAAGCTATCTCATACAGGAAGGCAGTGATTCTCCAAGTTTAGAAGTCAGAGTAACTCGAGCAGGAGGAAACTGCGATTTTAGAGTTGAAGCGGCCGGGTTGAGCATGAACGTTACTATAGCCGCGTACTTGAAG GATGGTTATAAACACATCCATATATGGCGCGGTTCAGAACACCACCAGTTCAAGCAGAAGGTTGGGATTGAATTCTCTGGAGATGAAGAAGGTGTCCAACACAGAACGAGCTCAGAAACATCATCACACCCTCCAGGAACCGTTGTGGCCCCCATGGCTGGTTTGGTAGTGAAGGTCCTGGTCGAAAACGAAGCCAAAGTAGATCAAGGTCAACCAGTATTAGTCATGGAGGCAATGAAGATGGAG CATGTTGTGAAAGCACCGTCTTCTGGAAGCATACAGGACCTCAAAGTTAAAGCAGGCCAACAGGTTTCAGATGGAAGTGCTCTATTCAGGATCAAAGGTTAG